DNA sequence from the Arthrobacter sp. FB24 genome:
TCCGTATTGCAACGGGTGCAGTGGAAGTCGTGGAGGATGCCGGCGCAGGGCGCGCAGCGTGGCCCTCCGCTGATGTCCGGTGGCCCGGGTAGAAGTCTGTGCTGGCCGCACTCCGGACAGGTCCCGTGGGTGCGGGTGGCGGTGGTGAAGCAGGGGCCGCAGATTCGGCCTTCGGGCCAGGTGGCGCGGGTTCTGCCGGCGGCCCGGCCGCAGCGTGCGCAGGAAGCGGTCCCGGTGGTGCGGGGCCGGCCGCGGCTGGTGCTGCGGGGACTGAGGCCTTCGGGCTTGTCAGTGATCATTGTCGATGATGCGCGCCCGTCGTGGTCTGACGGTGCGGTTCAGGTCGACGACGTTGGGGGCGCTGGTGCCTGTTTTGCGGGCGCGGACGTCGGCGGCTGTGACGGTGATGAGGTCTTCGGGTCCGCAGGAGAAGATGTCGCAGATCGCGGCGATGACCTGCAGTGCGACGCGTTCGGGCTTCTGGTTGACGAGACGGTAGACCTGTGGCCGGGACAAGGTGATGCCGCGCTCGGCCAGCAGGGGGATGAGGTCGGTGGTGTTGTGCAGTCCCCGTGCTGCCATGAGCTCGGAGAGCCGCCATTTGTATTCGACTTCGCGTTTCACCATTGACCTCGCATCTGCACGCCCAGGACTTCGTCCATGGTGCGGTCCAGGGCCGCCCGGAGGGTCGTGTTGCGGAAGTCGTCGCTG
Encoded proteins:
- a CDS encoding helix-turn-helix domain-containing protein; this translates as MKREVEYKWRLSELMAARGLHNTTDLIPLLAERGITLSRPQVYRLVNQKPERVALQVIAAICDIFSCGPEDLITVTAADVRARKTGTSAPNVVDLNRTVRPRRARIIDNDH